The Perca fluviatilis chromosome 24, GENO_Pfluv_1.0, whole genome shotgun sequence genome has a window encoding:
- the jagn1b gene encoding protein jagunal homolog 1-B has protein sequence MASRAGPRAAGTDGSDFQHRERVAAHYQMSVALKSEIRKLNIVHVLIWVLMAAQVTVSQLSLVSHKVVAAPYQWEYPYLLSIIPSVFSFLALPRNNISYLVISMISAGLFCVAPLIYGSMEMFPVAQQLYRHGKAYRFIFGFSAVTVMYLVIVIAVQVHGWQIYYSKKLLDQWFTSTQEKKKK, from the exons ATGGCTTCTCGAGCAGGTCCGAGGGCAGCAGGCACAGATGGTAGTGACTTTCAGCACCGGGAGCGGGTTGCCGCCCACTACCAGATGAG CGTTGCCCTGAAGTCTGAAATCCGTAAACTCAACATTGTTCATGTGCTGATTTGGGTGCTAATGGCAGCTCAG GTGACAGTCAGCCAGCTGAGCCTGGTGTCGCACAAGGTTGTTGCCGCTCCGTACCAATGGGAGTACCCTTACCTCCTGAGCATAATTCCCTCTGTCTTCAGCTTCTTGGCGTTGCCCCGCAACAACATCAGCTACTTGGTCATCTCCATGATCAGTGCCGGCCTCTTCTGTGTGGCCCCGCTGATCTATGGCAGCATGGAAATGTTCCCCGTGGCACAGCAGCTGTATCGGCACGGCAAAGCCTACCGATTCATCTTTGGCTTCTCTGCCGTGACGGTTATGTACCTGGTGATCGTCATCGCTGTGCAGGTGCACGGCTGGCAGATCTACTATAGCAAGAAGCTGCTCGACCAGTGGTTCACCAGCACacaggagaagaaaaagaaatga